Genomic DNA from Penaeus monodon isolate SGIC_2016 chromosome 4, NSTDA_Pmon_1, whole genome shotgun sequence:
TGACACAGGGGAGTGCTGTACCTATATGTCACTGGATGATGCACAATCTTGGTTTGATATGTAGATGTGCAACATATACATAATGATCTTTAAATGTATTGCCAAAGTGAAATATCTTTGGGCCTTTCCATGGCTGTCAGCCCAGTGCTGCAAATATTTAGGCGTATGTTTACTATCAGTTTCATTTTTTAAGAACACTAATGTGTGCATAGCTGGAGCATTTAACAGTTTCCATTAATCTCTGACAATATCTAACTtttacacaaaccaaaaaacagctTTGTAAGAAGGTTGATAATATTCTCCAAGCAACatagaagatgatgaaaaagaccATACCAGTTTAAGACTGAAAGTGGTCTTCATTAATGGCTcagtttatatttgttatatatatgtgttaagttCATATAGCTAAGCTAAGCAAGTATCTTGTTTTACTTGCTTGGATTTACCACTAGTGAATTCTTGtaatttcatattaataaattcaCTGGTTTAAGTATTCATTTATTACCATacgttttttatgtgtattaacaagatcatatttttgttttagtcAAGACTGTTGCATCCAACATCTGGTTAGTCACATATTCTGTAGATTGCACAGTATATTGTCTTTAAACTTAGATCTCAActgtttcatattttatattggcTAGAGTAGTTGCATTAATTAAGAATCTGTATATTAACTTGAAGCCTCCGTCAAGAACATTTACTTTCACTCAGTATTCTAAGTAACTTTACCCATTCTTACAGGCAGTTGAAGAATGCTCACAGAGAAGTTTCAGAGAAGTGGCACGTTAGGGTAACTTTCCCCCCTTACCCAAGCAACCTGGCCAACATAGACTGGTACCCATACTTACAGATCCATTCATATGATGCCAAGAATGATGACGATGGCCTAGAAGTTTGTGATACATATGCCGTAAGTATATCCAACAGGATAGAATTTTCTGTTGGTAACTGAATTTATCGTCTTCATAGTAGGGGGTATGTTTTCATAAAATTACTCAGATTTCATTGAATAAATAAGTAGTTTTGGGGGTTTGCAATACAGCTAAAAATTCCACTGGGGACACCAGTACCCCTCACCCAGTGTGTaagttactgttatttattttttccactttttaacTGTTTCCCattgcatttttccttttctaggcCTAAAAAAgtgatgttttattatttttttaaagctaaGAATAGTGTTTTTGATTATACAGGTTCAAACACACTAGTTCAGAAAGTAACAAATTTTCCTAACCAAAGaagtttactataaaaaaaaaatgtaaaatagttCATAAACTGTACTGTATTACTGATACTCATACAACTTACTTAGTCATACACTGGTGCAGACCTACGGGgctttattgttttgattacaaTCTGTATTACTTAGAAGTCAGAAATGGAAGTGTAATTGGGGAAAAAACTATTAGTAATCTAAAGAAATATAGCTGTATCCACCTTTCGAAATCAGTCATTGTTAACCCATTCAGGCCAGGGCTGAACATTTGCTTTTCCACCAGGAAACTGTAGGAGTAGTTCCATTGGCATGtggttaaagaaaacaaaatgaggagGTGGTAGTGCCACAGCTAGCCAAACAGTAATCATGCAAACTAATGACTGCAACTTAAGTCCTCAACCATCAAAGTTGGCAAACCAGTAAATGTTGGACTATTGAAATTTAGCCTGTACTACAAAAATCATTTTGAAAAGAACTTGCTTAAACCTTACTAATGCCATGGTGATCAATTTTTGTAAACTTAACGCAATGTATAAATAATGTTCACTGTAGTTATGTTTTGTAAAATATCTCAACAGATAGATGGCTAAACAAATGCTCAGCCCAGAAGGAGTCAGTATTTCCCCTTTCGttgagttttaatttttttttttattctaatgttgttaatattgattttttttattattcttattattaacccattgccgacgggtggcatgtacgtacatgccatggcatggtggggaccatctgccgggggcacgtacgcacatgccatagagtatgcatggacatgccatgagtttttttttgttacaatcacggcaaaagattatttttttgccagtgaaagtgtgattaagtcggttctaacactttctcatttttaccatgcaacaaacaaaaaaaatgcaacaaaccgacaatttcaactccatgatgccacacactgcttattttattcagactatagaccgaataatgatcaacaatggagtttatataacaacaaaaatacccttcagtctcgatttatcaggaagtttggcaagtagagactgtaaaaaataatgaaaattgaaaatacaacatatcttcgtagtattacgaagaaacggcatgggatgctggtatttggcatgagtggtcgcgcatgctcgggcgacgatataagcccccggcagcaaggcccgggccactatgaatgctacccgtcaattatagGTTAATATTagagacattataattattataatgttattcacataactaatagcaatataaaattaaagggaatgtttctgaaaatcaaggaaaaaaggtACAAAGGTGATATAACTAATGCGAGTAatcgactccttggtgattaaacacttgtggagccatctaatGTAAAGACAATTAATACACTAAACTGAAAGTGGAAATAGCATGTATGGTACATGCCTTCCCCAGTGGCATCGGATTAACCAATACCCAGGTATGCTGTAGCACTTACAACTACACCACAGtgaaaaacagatttttaaatTAGTAGACACTAATGTGTAATAATGAGATTGGCATTTATATAAACCATGCACTAGCATGTTTTACTGAATCATTGATTAATACTATGTGAATGTATTTGCTCTCATTGAACTTTACAGGCTATCAGGAACATTAAGTGTGCCACTCCCAACAAATGAAGACTATAAAACTAACAATGTATCATGGCTGatttacatattaaaaacaaacatataggTATTATACACTTTAATAtagttaattttatttatctttccagTATCATGGATGGTGCTCAAAAGGTAGTGAATGTGGAAACagccataatataaataaaatagtcaAACAACTTCAACCTAAGGCTGCTAAGAAGAGTAGTTCAACTGGCAGAAAATACAGTGGGCCAAAGACAGGGTCGCTGGTGCACATAATACAGCAGGCTGCTcggaaagaagaaatggagaacaacaaaagaacaaatgAAGACCTCGAACCagacaggaagaaaaataaaatctccaGTGTCAGATCAGGAAGTATGAAGAATGGAAATGAATCATGCCAAGAACATAATAGTGACTCCAAATCCAGTGGAATAAATAACCAAAATAGCAAAAATGCAGGAAGTCATAAAGCAGGATATGACGCCTTCATGACTGGATTCATATTTGCATCGTATGTAGCAGAAAAGGGAGTGTTAAGCACTAAAAATATCAGTTACACAGCTGACAGTTTAGGTCTTAGtgaggaaaataataagatgTATTTGGTTggaaaaaatatcccttttctGATAAGAACTAGTGCATATGCAAACATGTCTACAAATCACATGTCAAAAATTGCAAAGATAAGAAATGACTGCACAAGATGAAGttatcaatataaaaaacaaaaaacaaaaaaacaaaatttactactgttttattattatttttctttgaaataCTTTTATTGGAAGCTTTTGCCCATGTGTAACATATCATACCTACTTATTTTCAGTTTCTGTTATTAATATAAAAGTGGAAGGTGAAAAAAATACATGctgaataaaaaacatatattctacTATTTTGTAAAAGAAAGTGAAGGGTAGGATTGGTACATATTACCAGACTATTTACTTTAATTGGGGTAAATATGCTTCTGATTACTGAAAGTCAGAATTAGTTTACTTTTATATTGAGAATTTAGCATGCAATTTATCAGATCACCGAGATAAGCTTTTATATcagtgtgtgatacatatacagTTTATCATGTTAAATTTCTattgaaataagaaaatttaaatgttCATGAAAATTTTGCTTAGAACACTGAACACAGGAAAGTGTAACATCTATTGG
This window encodes:
- the LOC119568588 gene encoding target of EGR1 protein 1-like, coding for MTIFKVKYLKNLRVRTSTMEKLPVIEVSEENFVSVLPAIRDAISKASFVAIDCELSGLGQRKKINYPEIDFRYQYMAEVARKYAVVSLGLSCFTCKSVSNLKIENKEGGCGQVLSHDYLVQTFNFITLCSDDFTVECNSFKFLERHGFDFNKLYAKGLQYYKGCDKEKEENPNIRHVLSNILEHRKPVVVHNGLLDLVYLYQAFYAELPKKSETFAADLSDMFPCGVYDTKYIAEFHQSVPATYLEYLYTKMQLKNAHREVSEKWHVRVTFPPYPSNLANIDWYPYLQIHSYDAKNDDDGLEVCDTYAYHGWCSKGSECGNSHNINKIVKQLQPKAAKKSSSTGRKYSGPKTGSLVHIIQQAARKEEMENNKRTNEDLEPDRKKNKISSVRSGSMKNGNESCQEHNSDSKSSGINNQNSKNAGSHKAGYDAFMTGFIFASYVAEKGVLSTKNISYTADSLGLSEENNKMYLVGKNIPFLIRTSAYANMSTNHMSKIAKIRNDCTR